The following DNA comes from Verrucomicrobiia bacterium.
AGCAAGCGATGCGGGATAAAGCCCAAGCAACTGCTAATATAAAAGAGGCAGAAAAAGTTTTGGCACAAGCTAGATTGAACCTGGAGCGTCCAGGAGCGAATCGTGAAATAGCAACAGCAGAGATCCAAGCCGCCGAAAAGGCACTCGAGGAAGCAAGAGCGGCTTGGGAGAAAGCAACGAAAATTTATCTCCAAAAAAATGGTGTTAAAAATAATTGGAGAAAAAATGCCCGTGAATTTTTAGCTGAAGAGGATGAAGCTGCTACATTGGAACCTAGACAGGTCGATGCCGTGCGTAGGGCACTTGAAAGGGCGGATGAGGCTGGCCAAGTAGTTGCTGCGCAAAAACCAGGTAAAGATGCACCTTACATTATTAATCGATTAGAAACTTTTGCAGCAGAACTCGATCAAGCGGGTGTTTTATTGCAGCGAGCGCGTGTTGCCAAAAAAGAAGCAGATGAAGCACTTGAAGCGGCTAGAGCAACAGGTGAAGGAGTTGAAACTGCGCAAACGAAAGCTGACTTGGCTGATGCAGAATTTAAAAGACTGGAAGTGACTTACAATGGTAAATTAGGGCGCGTTACACATTGGAGACGCGAAGCTCAAAGTCTCATAGCTCGAACGGATGATGTTGCAGAACGGGAGTTGCTCGAGAATGCTATTAGTCAATCCGTGCCCACGGTAAGTTTACCCGATCGAGTGATGGAAGCCGCCGCTGAGCACAATCAAGTTTATGTGAGATTAGCCAAGGCTCAAGAAAATTGGCGTAATACCGTCAGAGAGACTCGTGCAAGTGATGACCCTAAAATTGTAGCGGCTACTCAAGAGCTTAAAGAGGCCAAGGCAGCCCTTAAAGATAGCAATCAAAGAGTTAACGCGATGAACCAAAGAATTGTAAGGGTTTTAGGAGATCATCGCCTGCCTGTTGGAGATCGCACGGCATTAGAGTCAGCATCGACGGCGATAAAAGCGGTAAATGATGAACATGAAGCGCTCTACACTTTGGATAATATCGCGGAGTATGGCATCAAACGAGAAACTAATTTGCGAGCCAGGGATGAAGCGGCTCAAGCGCTTAAAACAGCTGAAAAAAGATTTGCTAAGGGAGAGGGAACTCAGGCTGAGGTTCATGCGGCACAAGTAACTTTAGCAAGAGCGGAAGCGCAATATCAAAGAAGCAGGATCAGTCATGACCGTTGGCAAAATAATTACGATCACTTGCTTTCTCCTGAAGAAAGAGTGGCGACCAAAGTCAATGAGAAGGCAATTCGAGTTGCTAGCAGATTGGAAACCGCTTTGGAAGAGCGTGGTCCATTGATCGCTCGCAAAGATGAAGCTTTTGCCGCTATGAAAACAGCAGAAGCTCGGGCCAAACAACTTGAGCTTGCGGGAGATACCGTTCATTTATCGGGTGCCCAAGCAGAAGCTCAAGCTGCAGCTCAGGCATTTCGAAGAGCCGAACTCGATCTTCATCGAAACTATATCATTATTTCAAATTCTGAAGGATATGCACAAGCTTTAGTTAGAGATCCAGACAAGGTTCTCGACTCTTCAAACCGACAAAAACTTGAAGCGGCTTTGGCTCGAATCAATGTTGGAGATCGTAAACCTACCGATCAAGCGGATTGTCTTCGTGCTGTTGCGGAAGTGCGAGATTTGGATTATGAAGCGGTTTCCAAAGCTCAAAAAGGAATGCGTGAGGCCAGGGAATATCTTGCTGAAGCGCGTCGAATGGGAGATGATATAGAAGGTGCTGAGGCTGAATTTGAAAAAGCGGCAGCTCAACTTGCAGAAGCTGAAGATAATCTTCGATCTAGTACGCTTAGTATTGGTGAGCGTGCAAATCATCTTAGTCAGTTATTAGAGCGCGAAGATTTGCCCGAACCGGATCGTAGAGCTATTCAAGAAGCTCTCGATGAAGCAGAACGCTTAAAAGCAGCACGTGAACCCGAGTTTATACGAGGCAATCTTGCAGAAAAGGCAGAACAAAGCAAAGAGGCTTATGAGGCGTTAGTAAAAGCGCGTCAAATTCGAGATCAAGCTCAAAGGGAGGTGGACGCGGTAGTAGATAGTGGTAATGAAGAAGCAAAGAGAAACGCTGCGGCAAAATTGGCAGAGGCTTTAGATGATTGTGATCGTGCTCAAAAATATTATGACGCCAAAAAAATGGCTCATCAACGCTGGCAGCAAAAAGCTATTGCGACGGGAGTGATAGCCGCGGCGACAGTGGCAGTTATGGGGGAGACCGCGGCGGCAGAGGTCAGTGAATTGCCTAAGGGTTTGGGTCAAGAAACTGAGGCAGATAAAAAAGCTTGGGAAGAAGCGCAGCTTCGAGCCTTTGTTCGAGAGAATCATAAAGAAGCATTACAAGAAGCCAAAGCAGGCTATGAAGCCGCCAAAGCAGAATATGAAAAAGCTCAGAAAGCTGTATTTCCAGAAGGAACTGATAGCAATGCATCCCAATGGTATATTAATCTAGTTACCGAAGAGCAAAGGAAAGCTTTACAGCAAGCGACTTCACACTTGTATGAAGTTGAGGGATCGGTGGAAGCCCAGTTTCAAACCATGAAAAAAGCCCGTGAAGAAGCTCGGGCAGAGGCGGCTCAGCGAGCAGAGACTGCAGATCATCTTCTGGTGGCTCGACATGCCAACCGGAATCTGCATGAAGCGAAAGAAGGGTTAAAAGCGATTCCTACCACGGCTCGAGAATTATTAGTGCGTCAAAGAGCCAATGAGAAAGACTTGGAGGCAGCAAGGGCTTCGGTAGAATTGGCCGAGTCAGGAGAACAGGCTTTGAGAGTCATGAGAACCTCTTCTTCAAGCTTTTTTGAAGGAACGAGTCCAGAAGAGGTAGCGTCTCTGGAAGCAGCAAATAAAGAGCAACTGGAACTTGCTAGAGCTGAATTAGCCAGAGCTGAAGCAGAAGCCAAGGCTATCGCAGAAGCGCATGCGAAACTCGCATCCGATGGGAAAAATTTAGAAGAACTTGCAGCAGGAGAAGAAGTTCAAAGTCGGGTTCAGGAAGCGAGATTGGTGGGGGCGCAAATTGCGGCGAATCAAACAGAGCATGATTACGTTCAGGAACGAGTTAGACTTCAACGTGAAGATCCGGAGACAGGCATTGGAGATTGGGCCCAAGAAATTCTTGTTAAAAGAGCAGAGAGAGAAGCCAAAAGAGCAAATAGGTTGGAAAAAGCAGCGAAGGGTATCGTTGAACCCATCAGCGATGAGGAGAAGGAGCTTGGTTTTGGTTATGATCCGAAGAGTGGAAACTTTACGGACTTTGAAGGCCCCTTTATCATGAGGACAACGAACCACTTGGCAGCAAAATATGGTCCTGAAGGAGCTAATTTAGCAGATCCCAGATTCTTAGTTTGGTTTGTTGAAAACTACGATAAATTACCTGCAGTACAACAAGCTATGTTCGATGAGATTCTACCTCCAGAATTGAAGGAATTTGCTTTGGTTACGTATGATTTTTATAAGGCGAATGAAATTAGAGACGAGATGGAACTGGATCGATCGCTTTCAAGAGATATGTATGGACCAGAGATAGTGATACCTGATCAACAAACGCCCGAGCCGCAGAAGAAGCCAGAAGCTGAGAAAGCTAACGATAAGTTAGTGGATAACAACAAACCATCCCCCAAAAAAGATGTTTGGACAAAAATTGAAGAACAACAATCTGTGAATTACACCCCCAACGTTTGGGAATCGCCTGATGTGAATTACTCAGGAGATGATGGCGCCTACGAAACGGCGATGAATATAGAAGAAAGCATGAACCAAAACTGTTCTTCAGCTCCCCAGATGCCTGCTCCCAAATGTTAATTATTATTCGCCACAAGTAGGATTTTAATTTGTTTCACACACCTAAATTACTCCTTACTAGCTAAGCCATTTGACAGTCCTGCCTTCCAATGTTTTATTGATGTTTTAATAATAATAAATAATATATTTCATAATTAAGTATTTTTTATGGCAGGAAAGGGTAAAGTAAAAAAAGGAGGGAGGATAGATAACGGTTCTGTAAGTCGAATTGATCTTCGTGCTCGCCTAACAGCCCCTGGAATGTCTCCTTCACCTAGATTGGATAGTGCAGCGAGAGATTTAACAATTCAAAGATTTGAAACCGGTCTAAGGATTGCTGTAGATCGCGCTAAAGAAGCAGCAAAAGCACTCAAGGAATCTGCTGTTGGGACTAGGAGTCACCACGATTCACAATTTAGTAATTTGCCCTCTGCTATTGAGAATTATCACCGAATTCGATCAAGAGTGGAACAATGGCGTTCCGAAAATTTTGCCCAATTATCACCACAACAGCAGAGTGATATCGAGCGTGTTTTGCGTGATGCAGATAGTACTCTCAGAGCACAAGCTTTAGTTGCGGGAAGATCTCATACGCCTATTTCTCCCCCTGTTCCTGCAGAAACTGAAGTAATAAAAGAAAGAAAAAAAGAAGGTGAGAAAGAAGGAAGGAAGGGGAGAAAAGCTTTAGAATTTTCGGGAGAATCAAAAGACTTGGCGTCTACGGCTTTAAAAGAAGAAGGCATTGACGATATTGATCTTGAGGAGGCTTTAGCAAGGCGTAGAGATACTTATTTGGCTTTGCAACAAGCGATAGAGTCAGGAGACCGCGCATCGAAACGCTTGGCTAGAGCAAAAGATAATGTTGCTAGAGAAACTCTTTTAGATAGAGCCAAATCAAGAGGTGTATCATCCTCAGTCGTAGCAGCTTGGGAAACAATAAAAAAGGATATCAAGGCTAATAAAACTAAAAAAGAAACCCTTCAAGAAAAACCTCTTAAAGAGGTCAAGAATTATGAAGAAACGCCAGGCTTTGAAGGAGCGAAAACTTATCTTGAACAACATGATATTCAAGACCCAGAGGTCATCGCTGCTTTTGCTAATGTGCAAACTAAATATAAAGCCCATTTAGACAGTGGAAATCCCAGCTTAGGTACTGCTAAAACTTATCAAAGTTATACTAATGCACAAAGAAGATATCGAGAAACTTGCCAAAAAAAAGGGATTGATTACGAGACAGTAGGAGAGCCTGCTTTGGCAAAATGGAGAGATAGCTCTGTTAATAAACATTTAGAGCTTGAGACTCGACGAGATGAGTTTGTTGTAGAGATAAGTGAGCTTGAAGCTGTGGGGATTAGAGATGATTTAGTTTTGGCAAAGGCTTTTAAGGATCGTAAAGAAGCTTATTTGGCTTTGAAGGAAGCACAAAGAGAAGGGCAGGAAGATAACATTACTCACGCCAAGGAAAATTATGAACGAAAACAAGCAGCCTTTGAGTATCGGGCGAAGACTCATGATAAAGGCGTTGCGGAACAAGCTTGGGAATCTTATAAAGATAGTGGTGCTGGAAGGGTTGTTAGATATAACATAGGCGAGGATGCTCTAAGGCGGTCGGGTGAATTATTAAGACAGCATGGCATAGATAATGATGCGCTTCGTCCTCATCTTGCCAGATTGATGGAGGCTTACCAAGCCCGACAACAGGCGGGAGGTGGTGTTTCAAGAGCTACAATACCGGCTGATATCGATGCTGAGTTTAATGCTGCAAGGGCAAACTTCAGAAAGAATTGCCGAGAAGCAGGTATAGAAAGTGAGACAAGATCTGCAATTTTACGTGATGCTAAAGCCGAAGTGAATGCTAGACCGTTAAATGTTGGTGGAGTTGGAAGAATTTTTGAGGTTGGTGCAGCAGTAGGAGCGGTTCTGTTACTTGATGAAGCAGAATCCAAAGCTGCGGAGTCTAAACCTGATTTTGAGAGTCAAGCAATGCATGCGATTGCGACGACTGTTGGTCTTAAAGCAGGAGACGAAGATTTAGTGGGAGCGTTGGCAAGACTCAAGAAAACTTCAGACAAGTTGGGTGAAGCACGCTTAGCTTATAAGCAAGTGCAAGGATTGTGGGGCAAAGGGGTTCTTGAAGGAGAAAATGCAAAGGCTTACGCTACTGAACAAAGCGCAGTGACAGAAGCGCAAGAGCAATATCGTGAAGCGCGCAATCATTTTAATGAAGTGTGCAAAAGTAAAGGCATTAACGGATTACAAGGCGAAATCATATGGGATCGGATGCAGGGGAAGTATTACACGCAAGAAGAGATGGCCTTGGCTAAAATGGCTAGAGATAAGGCATGGACACAATGGCAAGAAGCCGCAGCGGCAGTGCCAGAAGCAATCAAGGCAGCAGGAAAAACAAAAGAAGACCCCAATGCGACTGGGGAACAAAAAGCTCAAGCAGAACAAGCGGTAAGAGCCGCTGTGGCTGAGGTTGCAAAAAAAACAAAGACCTATTGGGTGATTAATAGTCGCTATGAGCGGATGGCTGGAGTGATGAAAGTTTCCCTGCCATCGGCCAAATTGGCGGAAGAAACAAGAGCTGAGCAGCGATCTCGAGTAAAAGGAGATCAAGCCGAGCCAAGCGCTCAAGCAGTGGCGCAATATGCCGCTGCTCAAGCGCGAGAGGCTAAAGAAGAATTAGCAGCCGCAAAAGTGGTAGCATCTTTCATGCCTGATGTGGCTGCACAGGTGGCGGTAGTAGCTCTGGCTGAGAGCAGAGTGAAAGAGGCAGAAGCATTAAAACAAGAGGCCAGAGACGCTTGGGTGAAAGAACAAGTCAATAAAGAGTTTGAAAAAACGCTGGCCCAGCTTCCCGCTGAAGAAGCGGCGAGAATAAGAGAATCGCAAGAATATCTGGCTGGGGTTGAAGCTGCTGCTGAGGCGGCTGCGGAATATAGGCAAGAAATTTGGGCAGGAATGATCGAAGATGGAGGTTCAACTGATGTTATAGGTGCGTCTTTATTTACCTCACTCGATGCTAGTGGCATGGTGGATGATTTTCAGGATAAGCTAGAAACACCGGAGCGTGTTGTGGCTGTGGTGAATCATTTGAAGGTGGCCGCACATCGATATCCTGCTAAATCAGTAGAGAAACGTATTGAACAAGCAGAGGCCGATGGCCAACGGGCTGCTGAGAGTCGTTTTGGAATCGAAGGTGAAGTTCGAGACGATATTGAAATAGCAGAAATGGCTACAGGACGATATCCGGGTAGGGAAGGTGTAGTAATTCCTTATCAAACTGAAGCGTCAGACTTGCCTGCAGACAATCGAGTGGCTGGAGGCAAAAAAGAGTTAGGCAAATCAAAGAACCGAGAAACAGTCTGGGCAGCAGCAGCAGGAGAAAATTACACGCCCGATGTTTCGATGTCTCCGAATATGGATGTTTGTCAAGAGGGTGGAGAATATGAAACCGCAATGAGTGTGGAGGAACAGGTTTCTGAGCCTGTATTTCTAGCTCAGGCTCCAACTTGTTAAGATTTTTATCGACTGATTTGTCATTTGAGGGACGCGAAAACAGGCTAAATTTCAGAATTTTACAAAAAATTTACAGGCTGACTCTTTACTTTCGCGTTTTTTCGGTTTTATTGATCAACTTTTATGAAACGTATTCTGATGTTAGTGATGGTTAGCCAACTAAGTTGGTTAAGTGAATTGAAGGCCGGGCCTGTAGAAATTACCGGAGTGCCTTTTACCTATACCCAAGATTTTTCGTCGCTGGGTTTGAATAATGTAAACTGGGATAATGATTCGACGATTCCTGGGTGGTTTATTAAGAGGTCGAATGTGGTTTTGGATGAATCTTTTACTTTGTATGCCAGTGATGGGTCGATTATCCAGCCAGCTAGTCAGCTTTATCATTTTGGCAATAGTGCGGATCGGGCTTTAGGCGCTTTTGGTAGTGATAGCTTTTATTATGGTGTAGTTTTCACCAATAAAACTGCGCGCCTGATTAATAAAATCACGATTCAATATGATGGTGAACAATGGCGCAAGAGTGGCGATAGTGTGAAAAGTGATGTGAAACTTCTGTATCGAATTGATGGAGATTCGTTTAAAGCTGATTTTACAGGTTGGACTGGTGTCAGTAATGGAACTTTTACTGCAGTTAATACTGGGCCCGTTGGCCCTCTTAACGGTAATGATCCGGCGAATCGAACGACTTTAGTTTCTGTGATTTCGGATGTGGTTGTAGCACCCGGTCAGGTGTTGTGGGTAGGGTGGTTGGATAAGGATGATTTTGGTGTCGATCAAGGGCTTGCGATTGACAATGTTTCGGTAACTTTTGAAGAAGAGACAACGGGATTTGCTTTGGAGTTAGCAAAACCGAACCCTGAGAAAAAGAAGAGATTTCGAGGAAAAAAAGGGTTTAAAGTTAAAGGCAAAATTCGTTCAGATTTGATTATTGAGCGAGTGGAATATGCTGTGGCAAAACCGGATGTGGATAATTTGTTGTTGGCCTTTACTACAGCGAAACTAAAAGTCTTAACCAAAGGTCGTTTATTTAAGAAGGGTTATGCAGCGAAGTTTAAGACAGCGAGGAAAGATAATTTTGCGGGTCGCGGAACTCCGAAAGGCACAACTTCGGTAACTTTGGTGACAAAAATTACGGCCAAAACAACCAATGGTGAGCCGCGAATGATATTGGTTCCGACTCTTATTAACACACAAGTGAAATAAGTAGTTTTGTTAGGGTAAAATATAGGGTATGAGGCGGCATCGTTTTCGATGTCGCCTTTTTTGTTGTTGATAAGGATTGTTTGCTTGGATCAGGATTTTTATTAAATTCGAGACATGAAAAAAATTGTCATTTCAGGAGTCACTCGAGGGTTGGGATTGGCGATGGCAGAAGCTTTTATTGCGTTGGGTCATCAAGTGGCGGGTTGTGGACGGACGAAGACTAAGATTAAGGAATTACAAAATCGATTTGCTGCACCTCATTTTTTTCAAGCTATCGATGTGTCAAGGGATGTGGAAGCGAAACAGTTTAGTGAAAAAGTGTTAGAAGTGATGGGAACACCCGACTTGTTGATCAATAATGCAGCGATTACGGTGACAATAAAGCGATTGTGGGAATTTACAGCAAAAGAGTTTGATTCGGTAATGGATGTGAATGTGAAAGGTGTGACAAATCTGGTTCGTCATTTGCTCCCAGCGATGGTGGCTCAGAAAAAAGGGGTGGTTGTGAATTTTAGTTCGGGTTGGGGGCGTTCGGTGGATGCGGGTGTGGCTCCTTATTGTGCGAGCAAATGGGCGATTGAAGGATTGAGCAAGGCGTTAGCTTTGGAGTTGCCAGAGAGCATGGCGGCTGTGGCGTTGAATCCGGGGATTATTGACACCGACATGTTGCGTCAATGTTGGGGAGAGGAGGCGAGACATTATCCCAAAAGTGCAGAATGGGTTAAATCAGCGGTGCCTTTTATTTTGAAAATAGGTGCTAAAGATAATGGAGCTTCCTTGACGGTGCCTTAAAAAGCGATAAAAAGAAGCATAAGAAAGGAAAATTAATCGATGAAATTAACGCTACGTTTTTGTTTTGTTTCTTGTTGGATTTTAATCAACAGTTTTGCTTTTACAACGGTATCCTATGGGGCATTGGAACATATTATTTTTTTTCGTGCTAAGGTGACTCAGGTTGGAACGGAAATCGATCGCACGAAAAATGCGAATGGCACATTTGCGATAGGTGATGAGTTTCAAGGGCAGTTTTATTTCGCGGATTGCGCTGTGGATACCAATCCTTTTCCCGGAATTGGCGATTATCTTAATGCGCCGCTTCGTTGCGCTTTGGACCTTTGGGATCCTACGATGTCTTTTTACAAGAGTTATCATTATCCGGTAAGCACCGGCATTATTCAGGAAGGGAATGGGATTTTAATTAAAAGTGCCGAAGAGGGTT
Coding sequences within:
- a CDS encoding SDR family oxidoreductase, which encodes MKKIVISGVTRGLGLAMAEAFIALGHQVAGCGRTKTKIKELQNRFAAPHFFQAIDVSRDVEAKQFSEKVLEVMGTPDLLINNAAITVTIKRLWEFTAKEFDSVMDVNVKGVTNLVRHLLPAMVAQKKGVVVNFSSGWGRSVDAGVAPYCASKWAIEGLSKALALELPESMAAVALNPGIIDTDMLRQCWGEEARHYPKSAEWVKSAVPFILKIGAKDNGASLTVP